TGCAAGTACAAAAGGCAGGTTCTTTGAGTCAGTGTCTCCCGCGAAGCTGTTACTATGACAACTCGAgcggagggtgtttgtgtgtgttgggggtggggtggggggggggggacagacaaagCGGAGACTTAgtcgagaaagacagagagagatgatcctGATGATGAACTGAGATGACTGGTGATCAGTGATAAGTTATGACGGTGCCGGATAGAATGACGATCGAACAGGTCAGTAGCGATGTCATTATTGATTTATCAAGCATGCCGCaagaattctgaaaaaaaaccacaaatagATTTTGATGGAGCTACGAATGAAGTGTCTTTCGCGTAGCCGGAAAACTCATCGAATGTTATGCAATGAGCCACACTAAGGGATTCGTTCGTTGTCACCAGGATGATGAGCTCAGTCATTGCCGGAGGCACCTGAAAATAATACGAATGATATTGGTGTAGCTGCGACTGATGAAAACACATGTAAGTAAACGAATAATGACGTAAAAACTAGACTGACCAAATGCTGGACATGCTCAGTTGGTTCTCCTACTCTCATAGTTTGTCCGCGCGGCCGGGCCAGCAGCTCTTCAGCACCGGTTCAAGTTATcacagagagaaactcagaaaagTTGAATGTACACCGGCCTTGGGCCATAAGAcgatatataagagagagagcgagagagagtataAAACTCCCCCCAGTTtccccacatcaccccacccctctccttccacaAAATTTCCCCAGTTCACAAAGAATTGACATCAGTAATTACATTCGTGCCGTCTAAAGACGTTATGGAGCGTAAAGCGAAAGTGCATTGTCTGATATCATCGTTCATGGCTTGTGAAATATGTCTGGTCTGTTGGGGTGGTCTTAGACGTACGTTAAACTCAGTCGGAAATGTGTCCCCAAGGCCGTTTTGCCGCGTCATTCACCATGTCTGAGTCACATGATCGATAAACAGTTCCGACGACGTCGGCAGATCCAGCCGCAACGTTTTTAAACAATTGAGTCGGACGCTTTttaaaaactgaatttttttttaacctacatTGCTTATTACATACGGTAATAGAAAGATATATATTCATGCAGTGCCGAACAACAAGGTTCAGGCTGGTCCGTCCTGTTGGACTGTAGCAAAACAGAGCGAACAAAGTGCCTCAGTCCTGGGCCTTCGGCTACGTTCACTTCCACCACAAGGGCAAATGTAGGTCAAAATGGCGGACGGTCGAAACTGCAGTCGTCGGGGCTGCAGTCGTCTCGGCCGCAGCCAAGTTAAAGCTCACGTCAAAATGACGTAAGAGCaggcttttcttttctctctctcccacccccaccccctcccccactggcaGAAGGGGAGGACAATCCGGGACCGCCGGGATTTCGTCTCGGTtggaatttgttttttttgttttttttaaaaggttctTCAATATGTATATtatacccccccccgccccctccccgtcactcccctccccccacatatcGAACTTCGCACACTTCCCTATGCTCGCTCGGTTGTTGCAAGAGGACGAGTCTTCACTTGTTGAGACATGGATGGTATGGTTGTTTATAGTCCGTTGTGCCCATGGAATGGTTGTCATGAAAGCGCAGGGGTTTGAGCAGTTAAATTGAATGATAACTGTTGGTAGCTGGCGTTTTCAGCGGAGGAAAgcaaaggaaggggggggggggaggggggcttgggaaGGAGGCAACGTTGGGAACTGGCCTCACAATACAACTCAGAGCAGATAAAAAATGAGACGGGGGTTTGGGGgtgcggtggaggaggggggggggggcggggggaggaggaggtttcACGATCTCGTCTTCCGACGAACTCGCCGCgagatagtcagagagagagagagagaggcgcgtatgtgtgtgtgtgtgagagagagagagagagagaaagagagtaggcgACGGAGAGGGGGAAGTGTGCGCctgcgtgtttgagagagaggtgggagtctgtgtgtgtgtgtgagagagagagatagagaaagagaggcgcgcctgtgtgtgtggcggggagggagtggggtaaaAACGGAAAGGGGGAAGAGTGCGCCTAgctgtgtacagagagagagagatggccgggagtctgtgtgtgtgtgtgtgtgtgtgtgtgttactacacAGAGATAgcgagggagcgaaagagagagagagagtgtgtgtgttgtgatttgacAAAAGATGTAGTCCCAGCTGCTACAATAGCAGCTACTTTGTTTTTGGTCAGTATAGGAAGCGATCGTTGGCTAACCACTGAGTGAAGGGAGTCACACAGATAGTCCCTGGATTCTTCTAGTAGTGGCcgagtgtggtgttgggtgggaggTGGATGGTTGACAACATTTACTtatagagagacaagacaagacaagacaagacaaaatctttaagacaagacaaaatctagACAGAGAGCCGGAGACAGaaagcgggagacagagagagagagacagacagacagacagagacagagagccggaGACCGagaactagagacagagagagccagagacagagagctagagagagagacagagacagagagagagagatggaagacatGCAGGCCACGCTgcctccacaacaacaaaacagtcactGTCAGTTCAATGGTGTcttagaagtttcagtttcactgaaggAAGCACGAGTCAACTATGAATCGTTCGGATTGACCCATAACACCCTTCATCAAATCAGCTTAAAATCAGTGGAAGAAACCTGGAGGAGATACCTGACTGTCTTACGCTTTGGCCCGACGAGATGGTCAGGCTTTATTTAAAGCCTTTCTTAGAAATGGTGTCTTTGAATATCAGACTGAAACGAATCGACACTAATTTTATGTCTCCGCTTCAGTTAACTGATTTCAcctctgtgcgcgtgcgcgcgtacgtgcgcgcacaagcgtgtgtgtgtgtgtgtgtgtgagggagagagagcgagagagactgagagagggagagtgaggctGCAGTTTTGTTCTCGTCTTCTCGATCTCTCTTTGTGATCAATTTTAACAGGTTCATCAATTTTTGACGGACATGTACATTCTTCATCAATTGTGGCTACAGAATATCGTATCTTGCAGCCGTTTTATTTTCCCATAAAAAGCACACCGCAGTCTAAAAATAGTGAGCCATCTCTATGTTTCCTGGCCTAAAACCTGACCCAAAAAATGCACTTCGCTTGCTTTGCTTTCAGGGAGTAGCGAGCTCACTGTTTGCACCCTGTCAGGGCCTCTCGTGGAGAAAGGTTGATTTGTTTCTTCAGTTTCTTGCTCTCAGTGCGTGAGGAAACAGAACGATTTTCTCCTTTCGTTCCTCCTGTCTCTTTCCGCTTGAATCGTTGAAGCTATATCGAAAGGACTTTCGACGAGTAGGTTTCGTACACTGTGTCCAGTGGACATGATTTGGAGCAGagtgagaggaaggaagaagataaTTGGTGGTGGTTGCGATGACAATGTTCATAACGTTTGTTTTCCTCATTGCCATTGTGTCGCCAGACACGGCAACGAAACTTTGGACATGCGCACACGGCGTTCTGCTGGGGAAAACAGCGATGTGTATACGTACAGCAGACGTGCTTCTGTTTCCACTTgcggggaaaaaaatctccactgaTTTTCTGGGCGTGATAAACAACGAGAAATTCTATCAATAATGGAGGCAATAGGAAGCTGTCAATGTGTAATATATAGTCAGATCCATGTAATGTGTGAAGTTCATGTAATCATTATTGAGACTAACTGACGTTTTCGTGGAGCCTAACAGTGGCCTTACATAAGTGGTTAAATCCCCTGCTCGTGGCTCGCCtacgatatatatataatggCCCGCTCAGTGTCTGGTGTTATGATCACGTGGATGATATTCAGTTGGGTGTTTACCATGATGTTGAGGTGAATGTGTGCAACGTAGGCAGGGGAgtgaggatggaggaagaggtggtTATAGAAATCTCACTTGTAATCATGATACATtagattatttcattttatttcaaataCATTATGTGCCTTAAGCATTATTGCATTTCATTGAATGACGCAACCGACAGTATTAGCATTATTgtcagttgttggtgttgttgctatgatgatgatgatgatgactactctCACTTTAACGCCTTAAATcttaaaaaagaagataaataactGTAATTTTACAACTTTAACACTCCATTGGTTAAGAATGTCGTTGAAGAGCTCTTGAGCCGTATCAAAATAAACTTGATCACCAGAATAGATGATAATTAATTTCCTTGTTAAACAGAAAACTGCTGATTCTAAAATTCAATGAATTTGTAAGTTTACTAAAAGACTGCATAGAAGAAAGTTTATTTGATTTATAAAATCTAGTTGTAATGTGGAAAGAAATGGCGATAACTGTAGAATCATTCAAAGAATGAACCAAAGGCAAAGGACGGAAAAGAATGAATGACAAatatgtatacaaaaaaaaagaagaagaaaagaaataaagcattaaacagaaggtaaaaaaaaaaaaaaaaaaaaaaatcaaaaaaagagaaagaaagaagagtaacGACAATAAAGATAGTAATTATATAGTTTCCATGATTTTATGTTATGAACAAAAACAATGACTGTGGCATTTTGTCGAGATATAGTTGCAAAAGCGTCTCTTCAAAACAAACGTTTTATTCTGTATTATTAAAATCATCTGTTCTGAATAAGGTATAAGCAAGCTGTATCAAAGTACGTACCAGTCTGAATTCTGTAAAGGTCTTTGTTAATGGAGTTTTCATATCTGAAATAAAGCCATAAacacgttcgttctttagtttaacgtcttttcactgtaagtgatattagacgagggaaggaaaaaaatcgagtgggacgaggtgaaggggggcggaggggtgggggtgggggggggggggagagaattacTGGGTACGCATACGAGTTCACAAAGTGCGTCAGATGACGGATTCTGGAATACAGTCAGCACAGTTGATCCGACTTGCTTTGTTATTGCGAAAGTAAGCTACTGCAGGTTTAAGACTAAATTAACTTATCCGTTTGTTTAAGTTATGTTTATGAACATGTACTCTGTTGTGTGGTTAAGATTAAGTTAGTTTTTGTATATGTTTTGTACATCACAGAGCGTGGTATCATAACTTGATTTGTAATTTATGCTACTGTTATTGACACTATAAGTTCACtgcaaacatcatattatgaactGTTAACTAGGATTATTCTTTGCCGCTTATATCTTAATAACACCCTCTCAACATGTCAAATATGTTCCACCaatcgtgtgtatatgtgtgtgtgtgtgtgtgtgtgtgtgtgtgtgtgtgtgtgtgtgtgtttcaggtcaaGCAGTGTGCGTGTGAGGATAAAACTGTGGGGGTATGTAGAGAAAGGGGTCATTAATATAAGGTAATCAACTTTCTGTGAATAATGAAATACAtcaattaacaacaataacaaaaacaattttttttaatccaacgCAATATCTAATGGTCACATTGCTGAAACActagcacatcacatcacataatcATATGAAacagcgtgtgtgtatgagtgttgcgcgcgcgtgtgtgtgtgtgtggggggggggggggtgcaatttCACTCGTCCAACGTTTTCAGCCTGCTATTTACACGAACTTAGCAAGCTTGCACAGTGGGCGCATGTATAGGCATTGTTTAACCGGGATGAGAGGGGTTTTTGCTGGGAGCCAGATGAAAATGGTCCCATGGCGTGAACTGGAGTTACTCGCAAACAATCGGGAATGAATGGCATAGGCATAACGTGGCTCCGCTCGAACTATTTATTATACACGTAATGTTCTGGCTGTTTAAGTGACATGCATTTTTTACCCTCCTCCCCAGCTCACACAGACTAAAATAGGTTTTAGGGTACCCCatcgtgcatgcgtgcgaacgTGAGGCCGGAAGTTTGCTCGATCTGGGATTATCAAGCGGTTCAAAGTTTATGCATGGTTAGAGCCCGCGGCAGGCCCATCATCGGCTTTTCACAGCCCTCACTTAACGCTTTCAATAACTGAGACTGACAAaatcttggggggaaaaaacaacaaacaaaacaaacaaagaccgcAGATTCGTATCTCATTAATCCTTTTCCCGCCCCTCAGTGAGGCAAAGAGATTTGTGTTCACTGCTCAGTGATGGATGTCATGTGTTGACAGagtgaccaacaacacaaacaataattacaagaagagagagagagagagaagtcaacaaaGTAAGTATACACCGAAGAAAGAGAGAttgccggagagagagacagagagagagaagcggccGCGGCGCAAAGCAGCCTGATTACATGAGTATCAGTGTCTGCAAATCACCCTTCAGTTCATAATGTTATCGTGACATCCAGGCAGATTAcaagagaggcagaaaaaaaggcgAACATCAATGCCAAATAACATATGGAAACTTTAAAATCAGCAATCCACCCGCTAAAAAATCACAGtgtctccccggcggggaattgaaccccggtctcccgcgtgacaggcggggatactgaccactatactaccgaggaacTGGACGTACAACGTTCATTATCGCTCACGTGGATTGCAGGAGTAAACGTCTGGTTTTAAGTGGATCAGTTCTTATGCAAGATTTTATCACGAATTTGTAacagctcctcggtagtatagtggtcagtatccccgcctgtcacgcgggagaccggggttcaattccccgccggggagagctttttttttttttaaattttaattttttaaaataaataaaacaaagaattaaatttaccatgtgtgcatgtttttctttaatttctttcgaGCCATAGGTTTATTTCAGTAATTTTTTTCTTGGCACACTCATAACCTCACGTTAATATACAGCCGGTTTTTGCCACTCGTATATTTCGATGATCATACCTCAGTTACGCCAAGATGACTGGGTGTACACCAAAATACCACCAGCCTACATGTCATGCATTCATCAGTTACACGAAAGAGAAAAGTTCTGATAGTATCATGCAACAGTATGAGATGAGTGTTGTCAACCACACAGGCTATTTAAGAAAATAAGGACAGGGACAGACTCGGAAGAATGGAAGACTGAACTTGAGGCCTATTTGTGTCAGCAAACGCAAGAAAGGAAGAGCATTTGTACTGTGTGAACGTGAGAAAGGAAGTGAGAGTGAAGACTTGAAGCCTTTCTCAGTTACCCGGCCGGCAGCACATCAAGTTACCGGCCATTTCACTGGTCAAGTAACTGAGCCGGGCATTGTCGTCACTGCAGAGCCGTTTTCACTGATGTTTACaggattacacatacacacagaaaacaggaaCTGTACAGAACTCTAGTATATCCCGGAAAGACAATACTCATCCCACAACAAGTCACACAAATATGCAGGTAGAAAATActaacttgaaacacacacacatgccaaggtacacacacacacacacacacacacacacacacacacacacgtacactgacactgacgtacacacaccGTGAcccctcacgtacacacacacacacactgacgtacacacaccgtgacgtacacacacacacacacacacacacacactgacactgacgtacacacaccGTGAcccctcacgtacacacacacacacacacacgcactgacgtacacacaccgtgacgtacacacacacacacacacacacacacgtacacacacagttaCCCAATGTTCACTTTTCTTCGTAATGTTGTTCCTCCCTGTCACAtctggagaaaaaagaaataaagaagaagaataaaaaggacAGTTCCTGACGGCATGTTATCGGAATAATGCTTCTCGAGGCGAGTAAGACTCCTTGCCTGCCTCGAGGAGCTTTATGGACCAGACTGTGGTGAGGACATCAGTCCTCCCGCTTACTaactcaacaacccccccccccccccccatccccaccgtccccccccccaaaaaaaaacccaaacaaacacacacaacaaaacaacaaataaaaggagaccgatattgaaggggacataaaaaaggccgtgaggcctaggcagtcaaatgccagttcCTAcacgactacaactactaccaacaacaaaacaaaaaaacaattaaaaaaacccacaccctcccccccaaaaaaaacaaaagaaaaaaaccgtaGAAAAGGATAATAAATACTTCACAAGTTCAGTCACGCACATTCGgtcacaaaacataaaaatgccTTACAGGCTGATAACACCGTAGGCTTACCAGCTTTCACCTATCCAAGTGTTTGACAATGTCACTAAAAATATTCCAGCAGAGGCCCAGAATAAGAGGTAAGTAGAGGTATAAGTTTCATGGGTGGCAGTGTGAGGCCAGGACGACAGTTTCACTGTCAGTAGTCAGCACTCAACTAAGTTCTGTTCATTGGTTggataatttttttccccccaaactgCAATTTTTGTAATGCGCGAAAGTGGAGAGTCTCCCGTCTGAGTCCACTTTACGTTGTCGGCAACGAttcagcagagagagaaaaacaaaccaaacaaaaaaaacccaaaacctagTCATTTACGTCATCAACTTTACACATACCCTACCTTGTGAGATGCACGACGGGAAAGAGGGCTTTAATGTAAGGGAGGCTAAAGCTGTCGATCAGTGCGCGTTCAAGTTGTtggacctattggcgtctacacccttaaggtcaagtttgttcggttggagttgtttaataTCGATCAGTGTTTTACTCCCCGATTTATCTACGTTTCGACCAATCAACTTTCTTGATAGACGGGAGAGttcgtctgtgttttgtgttttgagagAAGCTGAAACCACTCGCTTTCAAGCGATGCGACTGGGATGAGTTtaacaacaaaatgatgaaaattattatgtgtggggacaaacacccactcatctcactgtaggaccgagggctgggcaggtggggactgccggctccgccgggccgagtagggcccctgagcagccgtcggtcctgacaaggaggccgttgtgaccgtggaggtcacctgtgggttgacagtgGCTACAATTTTAACTGGATGTTATTTTGAGAACTTACTAAAGTGTGGCTTGGAAACCAACcagtaatgtgtgtgcgtgagtgagagtgagtgtggcgtgtgtgtgtttctatcttaTGCTGCTTTGACTTggccagagcaaaaaaaaaagagagagagagagataaagatcaGGTCTTTCTCAATTCTCAGTACTTCACTATCCTGTTCCAGCACACCAGCACTCTCTcaaatctttctgtcattctgagcATGTATACTTATATGTGGGcctgtgtgcgcacgcacgtgtgtgccagtgtgtgtgtgtgtgtgtgtgcatgcctgtgtgtacgACTGAgagagtttggggggtgggggggggggtgtcagtgtgtggtatGACTTTGTAAAGTCTGTGTGCATGATTTTCTTCagctttttgttttcctgttcattatttcattatcataAACTTGCTGGTGATTCTTGTCACTGAGGGTGAATGCTTGGCATTCCTGTGTTTCCATTACTCATCAAActcttacatggattacaggatttttaaagTAACATCCTGCATGCTTTTGCAagacagtgaaactgaaagaaaaaggggggaacaGGCTTGTATATTCGAAAGCTGTATTAATGGTAGGATAACTTTTCACATCACACAATTCAGACGATTGgtatattttatttcttttttttttggttttaaacaacaacaacaaacatactctAATTATGTATCCCATCAAATAAAACAATACTTCCACAAGATTTTTCAACAGAAGACACATAcagattttcaaacacacacatcaaattcaTACATGTACAGTTCAGATACATGCACTCAACAACACATACTTAGCTTATACATATGAACTATTTCTCTCCATAtcttctcacacaaacacaggttaATCACTtgtacacaatgaaaaaaaaaaaagacatcaaactCTTAACAGATGCTATTGCTAGAGACCTGACATTTTAATGTTGTAACATCAGGCATTCCAACAGTTGTGTATTATATTTCAATCAAAGGAAGAATTTTTCCCCCCATGCACATAGGGATTTATACTAATTTGAATTTCAGTATATTTCAAGTGTTTGTAAAGATTTAGCAACTGTCAGTTATGACTTAAGACAGTAAAAGAGAAGAGAAACTCTTGTGTCAAAGACCGTGctgctgtaaaaaaacaaaaataacctaACCACCCTCCGTAGAACAAATTTCACTTCATTCATTTAACAGTCTGAAGTGCAGCTCAATCCATTTAGGGCTCAACCTGAACGGGTGCTTCTGCACTGCTGGTAAAGGCTTGCCGTAACGTCTACAAAGGGAACATGGGTATATATGTCCACAATTAATGTTCCTAATTTCTTCATATATTTTATACAAAATTCTAGATGAATTTGATGGTTGGACCAATGACGTTGGGGCTGCGACAGATAAAGCTGAATATGGTTGTGTACGGGTGACTTGGAATAAGTGACATAGGAGTATGCAGAttacggggcagcaaaaaaacaaaaacaaaaaaacctcttaaTGAATTGTTGACCATGTATCGTACAGAGATGGAAATTCCCTTCATGTACAAAAAATAGGGCAAGTGGAgagctggtggtggggtgggtgtctgGGGAACaatgtgggagaaaggggggggggggggtgaggtgagacaTTTATAAACACGTCTCACTGAGGAGGTGGAATTTGACAAGGGAAGTAATTCACATGGTGTTCTCTCACCTGGACAAAAAGGAAGGGAGTTCAAAACTGTATCAACATGACCAAGAACAGCCGTTACCACTCTGACTGATGGTAAGTGTGGGAATCTAGGGCTGATCCTGAGCTGAACGAGTCAGCATACATACAGTATTTGCTCACGGGCCATCTCTCAGCTGATTTTCAAATGGACACAGTCCTGCCACTTGTACCCCTGTGACAAcaatcatccttcttcttcctcctcttcgtccccAAACGATAACAAACTGTGGGCTTTCTTctgctctttgtctttcttcttcttgtctttgtcctTGCTTTTCCCTTTGTCCTTGGCCGGTTTGGGGGCAGAGTCTGGAGCAGGTTCTTCAGATGGTGTGCCTTCAGTTTTCTTCACTGGCTTCTTGAAGGTGATTTTCCCATCTCTGATTGCTGCTTCctctgaatgacagacagacagcatgtatAAGGTAAAAGCCAGTGTAACACAGAGAATATTAGAAACAAATTACTTTAAAAGTTGAGACTAAATCTAAAATATTTTCATATCAAcactaaaaaaaagcaacaacaaagattCTATCATCATTTTGGTTTTACCAATGAAGATGCGGATCATTCACAATTTATTATTTCATGCCATTTGATTCACTGTTAAAGTAACACACATTTAATTTATCTAAAGCACAGAGAGAAATGTTTGTTACTATTCTAGCCAGTTAAGTGAGTTATAGATATATTACGGATTTAGGCTAAATTCTAAGGTAAGTTACATTTTTAGGCCTTTTAAGAAACTACAACTTTGATGGTATCAATACAGACATCGTGATACATGAATGGAACTGAACATCAATTTTGAAATctaatatcaaaaaagaaaaaaaaaaaaaagggaaataagttGACAGTAGAGAACTGCTGAAGATGCTTGACTTAAAGGGTGTGGGAGTTTGGCCCAAGGAGGTAGGTACtattccccccaatattccttgtgacctcggtacacttggtaataaagccatattctattctattctaatgaaAAAAGATCACCAACCTTCCACTTTCTTCTGGAGCTGGTCAGCTTCACTGGCTTCCTCTGCGGTCAGGTCCCCAGGCTTCAGGACCACCACCACTGGCTTCTCTTCCTCCGTGTCAGACCGGTCCtcatcctcgtcgtcatcatACTCCAGCTTCTGCCTCTGTTCGCAGTCACACCATAACAGCTGAACATAATCCGTAAGAAGAAATCACAGTTGTCTTCTTTCAGATTTACTGTCAaggcatttggatgagacaataaacccccgaggtcccatgtgtaacATGCACTAAAACATATGTAAAAGAAGTcattgcaacaaaagggtttatTCCTAttgaaattctgaagaaaaaaatccactttgatagtaaaaaaaaacccaaaaaacaaatcaccaccaccacccccacccccaaaaaaaaacaacaacaaaaacaacaaaaaacaaactcacagacaaaacagcaaagaaaaaaagggtggtgcttccctggggagagaagccagaatgtcacacagagaaatgtgttgagCAGCCCCTGTCGACTGCAATCCGTATCAAAGATTTATATATGacatagctgagtggttaaaatgttggacttgcaatctgagggtcctgggttcgaatctaggtagtggtgcctggtgggtaaaggatggagatttttctgatctcccaggtcaacatatatgtgaagacctgcttgtgtctgaatccccttcgtgtgtataagcaaacaatccatgtcagtattcggtgggttatggaaacaagaacatacccagcatgcacacccccgaaaatggagtatggctgcctacatggcagggcaaaAACGGTAATgcatgtaaaagtccactcgtgtacatacgggtgaacgtgggagttctaacccacgaagaaaaaaaagactgcagtCAGCAGCACTGCATCTCAGACAGTGGAAACCCCCCCCCAGAGATATAATATAAGTGATTTTAGTGTGAGtatgtgagactgagagagaaagcagaagacCAAGTTTGACAAGCATGTCGACACAGCAGTGGAGAAAGAAAACATTAACATGGATTCCTGACTCACAATCTTAAGACAGTAACTGCCAAAATAAACGCCCTGGCATACAGCTGCTAAAGCATTGGTGTAGCCTGTAACTGAGTGCTTGGGAAACCCAGCAACAAAAAAGGCATCAACAAGCTGGAAACCATCCAATGCAGGGCACCCAGGTTTGCTCTGAACCAGTACAAGACAGCAGGCGTGGACCAGATCTTGGCAGATGCTACCAAGATCCACTAATTGTTTTCTTTGGAAAACTGCTGATGGACTGCAAGGCTGTCTGTGCTCTCCAAAGTCAAAAGTGAC
The sequence above is drawn from the Babylonia areolata isolate BAREFJ2019XMU chromosome 26, ASM4173473v1, whole genome shotgun sequence genome and encodes:
- the LOC143300367 gene encoding uncharacterized protein KIAA1143 homolog, coding for MSKRNAIKYVQNDEPAFIRQFKQKIGYKEGPNVDTKRQKLEYDDDEDEDRSDTEEEKPVVVVLKPGDLTAEEASEADQLQKKVEEEAAIRDGKITFKKPVKKTEGTPSEEPAPDSAPKPAKDKGKSKDKDKKKKDKEQKKAHSLLSFGDEEEEEEG